The genomic window GCCCCAGGTTTTTGACTGATTCCCGGCCGGCCTCGGTGATCATCTCAGCCAGCTCGCTGGCCGACATCTCATCCCGGCACATCAACAGTTCCAACAGCATCGGCAGGTTGACGCCGGTGACACACTCCACCCCGCGCTCCATGATCTGGCGGGCCGAGACGTTATACGGCGTGCCGCCGAAGAGGTCCACCAGCACCAGCACCTCCTGGCCGGCGAGCGGCTCCAGCACCGCTGTCAGACGCTCCGTCAATGCCTCCGGACAGTCTTCTGGCTGGAGCGAGACCGCATACACCCCTTCTTTGGGTCCTACAATCATCTCCGCCGCCCGGATGAGCGCCTCGCCCAGGTCTGCATGGGAAACGATGACGATGTGAACCATGTCTGCTCCTATTGGTGAAAAGATTATCTCGCTTCCTGGCCTTCCAGCACCAGGGTGAGATAGTACCACTCGCCGCAGTAGCTTGAGAAGGAGTATTCCACCACCTCGCCGCTGTCCAGGAAGGTCAGGCGCTGGGCGCGCAGGACCGCCGCCGGCGGCGTCAGCCGCAGTAATCTTGCCTCGCGGTCATCGGCCAGGCAGGCACACACCTGCTCCTGGGCATAGGCGATGCACAGTCCATATTTGTTCCGCAGGAGCCCGAACAACGATTCCCTGCTCAGATCATGTTCCAGGATGCCCGGACAGAGACGGTGGGGGAGATAGCAGGTATGGATGGCCAGGGG from Anaerolineae bacterium includes these protein-coding regions:
- a CDS encoding PTS sugar transporter subunit IIA, which encodes MVHIVIVSHADLGEALIRAAEMIVGPKEGVYAVSLQPEDCPEALTERLTAVLEPLAGQEVLVLVDLFGGTPYNVSARQIMERGVECVTGVNLPMLLELLMCRDEMSASELAEMITEAGRESVKNLGPMFRKTMAANANQVSAGQ